The DNA region GGCGAGATCGCGGCCGGTGACCTGGTCCTGCGCATGGACGTCGCCCAGCTGCTCACCACCACCGGCCTGCGGGTGGGCGCCGAACGGGCCGTCGCCGGGGCGCTCGCCGTCCTGGGGCCCGACGCCGTCGCCGACTGCCTGCCGCTGCTCCAGCCGATCGCCCTCAGCCGCTCCACCCGTGCGACGCTGCGCCGCCTCGCCCGGGAGCGTTCGCAGCGCGAGCGGGACGCGGTGCTGGAGGCGTCCCAGGCGGCCAAGCAGGCCAGGGCGCAGGAGCACGAGGGGCCGGCCGGCGACCGCAAGGCGGCCCGCAAGTCGCTGCGCACGGAGAAGCAGGCCGAGAAGCGGGCGATAGACGACGCCCTGGACGAGGCGCGCGAGGAGGACATGCTCGCCCAGATCCGGCGCCAGGTGCTGCTGATCCGCCCGCAGGCGCCCGTGGAGCCGGTCAGGCTGGAGCGCATCAAGCCGCGGACACTGTTCAGCTTCATCGCCGGCTCGATCGCCGCGTACTTCCTGATCTCCCAGGTCACCGAGGCCGATTTCGGCACGGTCGTGGAGCAGGCGGAGTGGGGCTGGGTCGCGGCGGCCCTGGGCTTCTCCGCCCTGAGTTATGTCGCGGCGGCCATGAGCCTGCTCGGCTTCGTGCCCGAGCGGGTTCCGTTCGGCAGAACCGTGCTGGCCCAGGTGGCGGGGTCCTTCGTGAAGATCGTCGCTCCGGCCGCGGTCGGCGGGGTGGCACTCAACACGCGCTTCCTCCAGCGCGCCGGGGTGCGCCCGGGACTCGCCGTCGCCAGTGTCGGCGCCTCCCAGCTGTTCGGGCTGGGCTGCCACATCCTGCTGCTCGCCCTGTTCGGCTACCTGACGGGTACGGAGAAGACCCCGGACTCGCTCACCCCCTCGAGGACGGTGATCGCGGGGCTGCTGACCGTCGCCGTGCTCGTGCTGGTGGTGACGGCGATCCCGTTCCTGCGGAAGTTCGTCGTGACGCGCGTCCGGTCGCTGTTCGCCGGCGTCGTCCCGCGCATGCTCGATGTCGTGCAGCGCCCGCAGAAGCTGGTCACGGGCATCGGCGGAATGCTGCTGCTGACCGGCCTCTTCGTGCTCTGCCTGGACGCGTCGATCCGCGCGTTCAGCGGCCCCGACGTCCCGCAGCTCAGCTACGCCAGTATCGCGGTGGTCTTCCTCGCGGGCAACGCCCTCGGTTCGGCGGCCCCCACCCCGGGCGGTATGGGGGCCGTCGAGGGGGCCCTGACCCTGGGCCTGATCGCCGTCGGCCTGCCGAAGGAGGTCGCGGCGCCGGCGGTGCTGCTCTACCGCGTGATGACGTTGTGGCTGCCGGTGCTCCCGGGCTGGATCTGCTTCAACCAGCTGACCCGCAAGGGCGAGCTCTAGCCGGGTCCGGCCCGGCGACGGGGGAAGGGGCGGGCCACCCGCATGGACCGCGCCCCGCGCGGTTGCCCGCCCCCCGCCGCACGATGGGGGCTATGAGGACTTCCCCCGCCGTGCGTTCCGCTGCCCTCGTCGCCACCACCGTGGTGCTGCTGCCCCTGGCCGCCTGTTCGGACGACGACGGCGGGAGTCTGGACCGGTCGGTGCCCTCCGCCGCGTCGACCGCGGCCCCCACGGCGACGGCGGAGAAGCTGACCTCCCAGAAGCCCGACTGGCAGCCCTGCCCGGCGCCGAGCGAGGCGCAGGGCAGCGGCACGGCTCCGTCCCCGCTCCCGGGCGGGGCGTCGTGGGAGTGCTCCTTCATGGACGTACCGCTCGACTACGCACATCCGGGCGGCAGGACCATCGAGCTGGCGCTGATCCGCGCCACCGCCAGGGACAAGGACCGGCGGCTCGGTTCCCTCGTGTTCAACTTCGGCGGGCCGGGCGCCTCGGGTGTCGCCACGCTGCCGTCCTTCGGCACCGCGTACGACGCCCTCCGTACCCGCTACGACCTGGTGAGCTTCGATCCGCGCGGGGTCGGCCGCAGCGAGGGCGTCGCATGCTCGGACGACCAGCAACTCGACGCCCGCTACGAGAGGGACGGCACCCCGGACGACGCGAAGGAGGAGAAGGCCTTCGTCGAGGACCTGAAGTCCTACATCGCCGACTGCGAGAAGAACTCCGGGGACGAACTGCCCTACGTCGGCACGGCCAACGCCGCCCGGGACATGGACCTCCTGCGCCAGGTGCTCGGCGACAAGAAGCTGAACTACTTCGGGATCTCCTACGGCACCGAACTGGGCGGCGTCTACGCCCACCTGTACCCGAAGAACGTCGGCCGGGCCGTCCTGGACGCCGTGGTGGACCCGACCCAGGACGCGAAGCAGTCCTCGATCGGCCAGGCCCGGGGGTTCCAGCTCGCCCTGGACAACTTCACCGCCGACTGCGCCGAACGCGACGACTGCAAGCTCCCCGGATCCTCGGCCGCGGAGGTCCAGGACTGGATCGCCGCGCTCCTCGCCGACCTGGAGAAGTCGCCCGTCCCGGGCCTCGGGGAGAGGGAGCTGACGCAGACCCAGGCCACCACGGGCATCGCGTCGGCTCTGTATTCCAAGGAGACCTGGCCACTGCTCGAACAGGGACTCGACGAGGCGGACGGTGACAACGGCGGTCTGCTGCTCGCGCTCGCCGACTCGCTGAACGGCCGTACCGAGAACGGTCACTACGACAACTCGAACGCCGCCAACGCGGCCATCAACTGCGCCGACTCCGAGCAGCGCTTCACCCCGGAACAGACGAGGGCGGCGCTCCCCGAGTTCCGCAAGGCCTCCCCGGTCTTCGGCGACTACCTGGGCTGGGGGCTGATGTCCTGCACGGGCTGGCCCGTCGCGGGCGCCTGGGCCACCCCGGACGTCAGCGCCCCGGGGTCCGCTCCCATCCTGGTCATCGGGAACACCGGAGACCCGGCGACGCCGTACGCCGGCGCCAAGGCGATGGCCACCGAACTCGGCAAGGGGGTCGGGGTCGAGCTCACGTACAAGGGCCAGGGGCACGGCGCGTACAACGGCGGCAGCACCTGCGTGCAGAAGGCCGTGGACGGTTACCTGCTGGACGGCAGGGTCCCGGCGGACGGCACCGTCTGTTCGTGAACCCCCGGCAGGTCCGCCCCGGCCCCGCACGGCTGTCCGCCGCCCGCTGCCGGGGCGGCGGATTAGCATGGCCGGAGATCGAGTAACTCCCAGGTCGCGCCCCCTTGCTGCGGGGCATCGCCCTCGGGGCAGGGGAGGGGGATACGGATGGGCGTACGCGCAGGGGTGCGGCAGGCCGCGGTCCTGGCCGGGGCTGTGCTGGTGGTGACGGGGGTGCTCGCGGGCTGCGACACCACCCCGGATCCCACCGCGACCTCGTCCGGGCAGCTGGACTGGGAACGCTGCGAGGCCCCGGAGGGCGGCACCGCTCCCGGCTCGGAGTGGCGGTGCGCCACGGTCGACGTGCCGCTGGACTACGCGGAGCCGGACGGGGGCACGATCGGCATCGCGCTGATCCGCAAGGAAGCCACGAGGAGGGGCGAGCGGCTCGGCTCCATGCTCTTCAACTTCGGTGGTCCCGGCGGTTCCGGCGTCGGGATCCTGCCGCGCGCCGCCGCCGCGTACACCGGACTCAACACCCGTTACGACCTGGTGGGCTTCGACCCGCGCGGCGTCGCGGGCAGTGCCGGGGTGCGCTGCCGCGACGACGCCGAGCAGGAGAAGGCCTATCGCGAGGTCGACATGACCCCGGACACCGCCGCGGAGGAGACCGCCTTCGTCGAGGACGGCGCGGACTTCGGCGCCGGCTGCCTGCGCCTCTCCGGCACCGTGCTCCCCCATGTGGGCACGACGACGCCGCCCGGGACATGGACGCGATCCGGCGGGCGCTCGGTGACAGGAAGCTGACCTACTTCGGTATGTCGTACGGCACCGAGCTCGGCGGCACCTACGCGCACCTCTTCCCTGAGCACGTGGGACGGTTCGTGCTGGAC from Streptomyces sp. B1I3 includes:
- a CDS encoding lysylphosphatidylglycerol synthase domain-containing protein, coding for MQPPKAADAPDAEPRPGASEGSDAEPRPDAEPGPGPSGGADLRKAPETLTGSTLASADATLTDRVSGDEPLLPARVHRPSDLLRLLVGVLAIVLLFAVAAFAQGTTTGLEDDISKGTDQAPDLLIKLAGLVSSIAVLLVPVAFAIERLVKRDGLRIADGVLAAVLAHGVTLATDLWVARSAPGTIREALTQPQPGDALTDPVHGYLAPVIAYMTAVGMARRPRWRVVLWVVLLLDAFAMLVGGYTTPFSIVLTVLIGWTVAYGTLYAVGSPNVRPTGQHLMAGLRHVGFRPVAAMRTEAEDTPDNIDQSDRGRRYLVTLEDGPPLDVTVVDREQQAQGFFYRVWRRLTLRSITQRRSIQSLRQALEQEALLAYAAIAAGANAPKLIATSELGPDAVMLVYEHIGGHSLDAMADEEITDDLVRGAWRQVKALQSRRIAHRRLTGDAILVDRPGTVFVTDLRGGEIAAGDLVLRMDVAQLLTTTGLRVGAERAVAGALAVLGPDAVADCLPLLQPIALSRSTRATLRRLARERSQRERDAVLEASQAAKQARAQEHEGPAGDRKAARKSLRTEKQAEKRAIDDALDEAREEDMLAQIRRQVLLIRPQAPVEPVRLERIKPRTLFSFIAGSIAAYFLISQVTEADFGTVVEQAEWGWVAAALGFSALSYVAAAMSLLGFVPERVPFGRTVLAQVAGSFVKIVAPAAVGGVALNTRFLQRAGVRPGLAVASVGASQLFGLGCHILLLALFGYLTGTEKTPDSLTPSRTVIAGLLTVAVLVLVVTAIPFLRKFVVTRVRSLFAGVVPRMLDVVQRPQKLVTGIGGMLLLTGLFVLCLDASIRAFSGPDVPQLSYASIAVVFLAGNALGSAAPTPGGMGAVEGALTLGLIAVGLPKEVAAPAVLLYRVMTLWLPVLPGWICFNQLTRKGEL
- a CDS encoding alpha/beta hydrolase, giving the protein MRTSPAVRSAALVATTVVLLPLAACSDDDGGSLDRSVPSAASTAAPTATAEKLTSQKPDWQPCPAPSEAQGSGTAPSPLPGGASWECSFMDVPLDYAHPGGRTIELALIRATARDKDRRLGSLVFNFGGPGASGVATLPSFGTAYDALRTRYDLVSFDPRGVGRSEGVACSDDQQLDARYERDGTPDDAKEEKAFVEDLKSYIADCEKNSGDELPYVGTANAARDMDLLRQVLGDKKLNYFGISYGTELGGVYAHLYPKNVGRAVLDAVVDPTQDAKQSSIGQARGFQLALDNFTADCAERDDCKLPGSSAAEVQDWIAALLADLEKSPVPGLGERELTQTQATTGIASALYSKETWPLLEQGLDEADGDNGGLLLALADSLNGRTENGHYDNSNAANAAINCADSEQRFTPEQTRAALPEFRKASPVFGDYLGWGLMSCTGWPVAGAWATPDVSAPGSAPILVIGNTGDPATPYAGAKAMATELGKGVGVELTYKGQGHGAYNGGSTCVQKAVDGYLLDGRVPADGTVCS